A portion of the Streptomyces sp. NBC_00376 genome contains these proteins:
- a CDS encoding acetylxylan esterase encodes MAHFDLSLDELERYRPALTEPGDFDTFWQETLGRQEEFGLAATFEPVHNGLATIDTFDVTFAGYGGHPVRGWFHLPVTRTGPLPVVVEYLGYGSGRGAPHEKRLWADAGYAHLVMDTRGQGAETPDPDPAAGDIAAPGFLTRGVLDPRRYYYRRLYTDAVRAVAAARTHPDVDPARTVVTGTSQGGGIALAAAGLVPDLVAVMPDVPFLCHFPRATTITDLPPYVEVARFVKLHREHAATVARTMSYFDGAALARRANAPTLFSVGLMDRVCPPSTVYAAFNHYGAQRNVDQADKQIRTYPFNDHEGGGPAHEVVKLEWLSKQLETSV; translated from the coding sequence ATGGCACATTTCGACCTGTCCCTGGACGAGCTGGAGAGATACCGTCCGGCCCTCACCGAGCCGGGCGACTTCGACACGTTCTGGCAGGAGACACTCGGCCGGCAGGAGGAGTTCGGCCTCGCCGCGACGTTCGAGCCGGTGCACAACGGGCTCGCCACGATCGACACCTTCGACGTGACCTTCGCCGGCTACGGCGGCCACCCCGTGCGCGGCTGGTTCCACCTGCCGGTGACCCGCACCGGCCCGCTGCCGGTCGTCGTGGAGTATCTGGGCTACGGCAGCGGCCGGGGCGCCCCGCACGAGAAGCGACTGTGGGCGGACGCGGGCTACGCGCACCTCGTCATGGACACCCGGGGCCAGGGCGCCGAGACCCCCGACCCCGACCCGGCCGCCGGTGACATCGCCGCGCCCGGCTTCCTCACCCGCGGCGTGCTCGATCCGCGCCGCTACTACTACCGGCGCCTGTACACCGACGCGGTGCGCGCCGTCGCCGCCGCGCGCACGCACCCGGACGTCGACCCGGCCCGCACCGTGGTCACCGGCACCAGCCAGGGCGGCGGGATCGCGCTCGCCGCGGCGGGTCTCGTCCCCGACCTCGTGGCCGTCATGCCGGACGTGCCGTTCCTGTGCCACTTCCCGCGCGCCACCACGATCACCGACCTGCCGCCGTACGTCGAGGTCGCCAGGTTCGTGAAGCTGCACCGCGAGCACGCGGCCACGGTCGCCCGCACCATGTCCTACTTCGACGGCGCCGCCCTGGCCCGCAGGGCGAATGCGCCGACGCTGTTCTCGGTCGGTCTGATGGACCGCGTCTGCCCGCCCTCCACGGTGTATGCGGCGTTCAACCATTACGGCGCCCAGCGGAATGTGGACCAGGCCGACAAGCAGATACGGACCTATCCGTTCAATGATCACGAAGGCGGCGGGCCCGCCCATGAGGTCGTCAAATTGGAATGGCTGTCCAAGCAGCTGGAAACCTCGGTGTGA
- a CDS encoding aldo/keto reductase, translated as MTDNAAANRLPFTLPRIGIGTAPLGGLFEEVTEQEAAATLEAAAEAGITYFDTAPRYGHGLAEQRLGRLLAPSGVTDPVISTKTGWLLRPRPDGSPGEVVTDWTERGIRESLEASLTRLGRSSVDILYLHDPDDYPDEIRRTAYPAVRRLRDEGLIRAIGFGMNHSGPLASYVAEFEVDVVLIAGRFSLLDHEALTTLLPLCARTGTAVVVGGVFNTGLLADPSPGAMFNYRPVPAETLERARRCRTLCEAYEVPLPAAAIQFPLLHAGVDSVVLGCRSAAEVTANAAAARFPVPDELWQRLAEAGFVPEQLLEGRAG; from the coding sequence ATGACCGACAACGCCGCAGCGAACCGGCTGCCCTTCACCCTGCCCCGCATCGGCATCGGCACCGCTCCCCTGGGCGGGCTCTTCGAGGAGGTCACCGAGCAGGAAGCCGCCGCGACCCTGGAGGCCGCGGCCGAGGCCGGGATCACGTACTTCGACACCGCGCCCCGCTACGGACACGGCCTCGCCGAACAGCGCCTGGGCCGCCTGCTCGCCCCGTCCGGGGTCACCGACCCGGTGATCTCCACGAAGACGGGATGGCTGCTGCGACCCCGGCCGGACGGCTCCCCCGGTGAGGTGGTCACCGACTGGACGGAGCGCGGCATCCGCGAATCCCTGGAGGCGAGCCTGACCCGCCTGGGCCGCTCCAGCGTCGACATCCTGTATCTGCACGACCCCGACGACTACCCGGACGAGATACGCCGCACTGCCTATCCGGCGGTGCGCAGGCTGCGCGACGAGGGGCTGATCCGGGCGATCGGATTCGGGATGAACCACAGCGGTCCGCTCGCCTCGTACGTGGCGGAGTTCGAGGTCGACGTCGTGCTCATCGCGGGCCGCTTCTCGCTCCTGGACCACGAGGCGCTCACCACCCTGCTGCCGCTGTGCGCCAGGACGGGCACCGCGGTGGTAGTCGGCGGCGTCTTCAACACCGGCCTGCTGGCCGACCCTTCCCCCGGCGCCATGTTCAACTACCGGCCGGTTCCGGCGGAAACGCTGGAGCGGGCGCGCCGGTGCCGGACGCTGTGCGAAGCGTACGAGGTGCCGCTGCCCGCGGCCGCGATCCAGTTCCCGCTGCTGCACGCCGGCGTCGACTCGGTCGTCCTCGGCTGCCGTTCGGCGGCCGAGGTGACGGCGAACGCGGCGGCCGCCCGCTTCCCGGTCCCGGACGAGCTCTGGCAGCGGCTCGCCGAGGCCGGGTTCGTGCCCGAGCAGTTGCTGGAGGGGCGCGCCGGGTAG
- a CDS encoding GntR family transcriptional regulator: MASNASGGFVSTLATNKDRFRKTLISDQVYELLRQAVVEGDLAPNDRVVESEIARRLGVSQAPVREAVKRLAREGLFTHVPRRGHFVVEISSQDAEYARQVREPLEGLAARLAAEHITEEQLAELDALVERMREAVAASDVSGFRDADIEFHTLVSQFAGNPFLARMWEVIEPSLRTLRAISDPLFDGDWCAMADEHGRLVDLLRSGEPDKAAEAFADHAAGRGPVPDARETKKPRKKAAATKRTAARKTAAKSN, encoded by the coding sequence ATGGCATCCAATGCGTCGGGTGGATTCGTCTCCACGCTGGCCACCAACAAGGACCGGTTCCGCAAGACCCTGATCTCGGACCAGGTCTACGAACTGCTCCGCCAGGCCGTGGTCGAGGGCGATCTCGCGCCGAACGACCGGGTGGTCGAATCGGAGATCGCACGGCGGCTCGGTGTGAGCCAGGCCCCGGTGCGCGAGGCGGTCAAGCGGCTCGCGCGTGAGGGCCTGTTCACGCACGTCCCGCGCCGCGGCCACTTCGTGGTCGAGATCTCCTCACAGGACGCGGAGTACGCCCGTCAGGTGCGCGAACCGCTGGAGGGCCTCGCCGCCCGGCTCGCCGCCGAGCACATCACCGAGGAGCAGCTCGCCGAGCTCGACGCGCTGGTGGAGCGGATGCGCGAGGCGGTCGCCGCGAGCGACGTGAGCGGCTTCCGCGACGCCGACATAGAGTTCCACACCCTGGTCAGCCAGTTCGCCGGCAATCCGTTCCTGGCCCGGATGTGGGAGGTCATCGAGCCGAGCCTGCGCACCCTGCGGGCCATCTCCGACCCGCTCTTCGACGGTGACTGGTGCGCCATGGCCGACGAACACGGCCGTCTCGTCGATCTGCTGCGGTCCGGGGAGCCCGACAAGGCGGCGGAGGCCTTCGCCGACCATGCCGCCGGCCGCGGGCCCGTGCCGGACGCCCGGGAGACGAAGAAGCCGCGCAAGAAGGCCGCCGCGACGAAGCGGACGGCGGCCAGGAAGACGGCGGCCAAGTCGAATTGA
- a CDS encoding helix-turn-helix domain-containing protein, producing MTPETPQLTAAGIDPFDESVYRAVLTRRTAAPAELTADLDCSSERVARALDRLRDHGLVGRLAGTRRRYAAIEPGAAVEALVRARSNELERVRSVAGELSRLFAAARTGATCEDEVEITTGSEALGRWFVRLQQEAHEDVMTLDRPPYALTTSNPVEATALGRGVRYRAVYAPEALEWPGVLDDIRELVRHGEQARVLPGLGIKLAIADRKLALMPLSLDLDDVRAAVIRPSTLLDALTGYWEMCWKQALPLNAPAEDPLGEEDRLVLTLLVSGLKDEAIARQLGWSVRTMRRRISRLHDLLGAANRFQAGVIAARRGWL from the coding sequence ATGACTCCCGAGACACCGCAACTCACGGCGGCAGGAATCGATCCGTTCGACGAGAGCGTCTACCGCGCCGTTCTGACCCGGCGGACGGCGGCGCCTGCCGAACTCACCGCGGATCTCGACTGTTCGTCCGAGCGCGTTGCCAGGGCGCTGGACCGGCTTCGCGATCACGGGCTGGTCGGCCGGCTCGCCGGCACCCGCCGCCGGTACGCCGCGATCGAGCCGGGCGCCGCCGTCGAGGCGCTGGTACGGGCCAGAAGCAATGAGCTGGAGCGAGTCCGTTCGGTGGCCGGCGAGCTGTCCCGGCTGTTCGCCGCCGCGCGAACCGGCGCGACCTGTGAGGACGAGGTGGAGATCACCACCGGCAGCGAGGCGCTCGGCCGCTGGTTCGTCCGCCTTCAACAGGAGGCCCACGAGGACGTGATGACCCTGGACCGGCCGCCGTACGCCCTGACGACCTCCAACCCGGTGGAGGCGACGGCGCTCGGCCGCGGTGTACGGTACCGCGCGGTCTACGCCCCCGAGGCCCTGGAATGGCCGGGCGTCCTCGACGACATCCGCGAGCTGGTCCGGCACGGCGAACAGGCCCGCGTCCTGCCCGGCCTGGGCATCAAACTCGCCATCGCGGACCGCAAGCTCGCTCTGATGCCGCTCTCCCTCGACCTCGACGACGTTCGCGCCGCGGTGATCCGCCCGTCCACCCTGCTCGATGCCCTCACCGGCTACTGGGAAATGTGCTGGAAACAGGCCCTGCCCCTCAACGCCCCCGCTGAGGACCCCCTCGGCGAGGAGGACCGACTCGTCCTCACCCTCCTGGTCAGTGGCCTCAAGGACGAGGCGATAGCCCGTCAGCTCGGCTGGTCCGTTCGCACCATGCGCCGCCGTATCAGCCGCCTGCACGACCTCCTCGGCGCCGCCAACCGCTTCCAGGCCGGAGTGATCGCGGCCCGCCGCGGCTGGTTGTGA
- a CDS encoding S8 family serine peptidase, with the protein MTPQPRRASRIRRGTIGALLTTTLAALSLPLATPAVAKGPAQPLAAGNYLITLADQPLVTYDGSVDDLPATRPAEGRKLDVTTSNAKRYRTHLVAEQRHVAKKVGATVRQHYAVTTNTFSARLNAAQLVQLARTKGVTNIAPDRLHQATDDRNSSDFLGLSGRKGLWAALGGTAKAGRGIVIGDIDTGIWPESASFKAPALTSRKPGGKHGKKPSKDDLYRPYLDGTTTVMHKADGTTFTGTCQTGESFAAADCNQKIVSARYFADGWLQQVPESNRAGYISPRDSQGHGTHTASTAAGNAGVRATVDGHDLGTVSGVAPAATVAVYKALWQSKDGKQDGGLTSDLVAAIDQAVADGVDVINYSLGGMFESEYDDPSQTALRNAAAAGVFVATAGGNAGPESASLDNTAPWTTTVAAGTIASHTGTVTLGNGKSYTGISTSVHETVGSAPLVRAAAVKTAEADVADADLCAAGTLDPARTAGKTVVCDRGVTARVDKSAEVKRAGGTAMVLVNRRNESSDGDLHSIPTVHLNGPEATAVRDYAATDGATATLTSGGKGATYPQVAGFSSRGPSLVGKGDLLKPDITAPGATILAAVAPPGNQGRDFDYLSGTSMATPHIAGLAALYLSEHPTWSPMSIKSAMMTTASPTKTADGKNNGDLFAQGAGEVEARAMLRPGLVYDSSERDWLGYLEGVGIDTRTGTEAIDPSDLNYPSIAIGELFGTQTVTRTVTATSAGTYRAKVDLPGVKATVSPSVLHFSHAGQKRTFTIKFDVTKARSGILDTGSLTWTSGRTMVRSPIAVTPQSVHAPAEIKGTGTSGETTFSVTPATSTLTATARGPVSSPLTKATLTGTAAETYYETNIPAGTKAAQISVHFDPAADTIVGVVWGVMVDGVLQSAAFADPDSNGTSTISLGQPNAGTIFVAVVALGSTDDTVTPYTYQVNHISEDSPVTGKVTVTADHARVTPGTPTDLTATWSGVPAASRSTVWIEYPNGAGTFLTLN; encoded by the coding sequence GTGACACCTCAGCCACGAAGAGCGTCCCGAATCCGTCGCGGCACCATTGGTGCCCTGCTCACCACCACCCTTGCCGCACTCAGCCTGCCGCTCGCCACCCCCGCCGTCGCGAAGGGCCCCGCCCAGCCCCTGGCTGCCGGCAACTACCTGATCACGCTGGCCGACCAGCCCCTCGTCACGTACGACGGCAGCGTCGACGACCTCCCCGCCACCCGCCCCGCCGAGGGCCGGAAGCTCGACGTCACCACTTCGAACGCCAAGCGCTACCGCACGCACCTGGTCGCCGAGCAGCGCCATGTCGCCAAGAAGGTCGGCGCGACCGTCCGCCAGCACTACGCCGTCACCACCAACACCTTCAGCGCCCGGCTCAACGCCGCCCAGCTCGTCCAGCTGGCCCGCACCAAGGGCGTCACCAACATCGCCCCGGACCGGCTCCACCAGGCCACCGACGACAGGAACTCCTCCGACTTCCTCGGCCTCTCCGGCCGCAAGGGTCTGTGGGCCGCCCTCGGCGGTACGGCCAAGGCAGGCCGCGGCATCGTCATCGGCGACATCGACACCGGTATCTGGCCCGAGAGCGCCTCGTTCAAGGCCCCGGCGCTCACGAGCAGGAAGCCCGGCGGCAAGCACGGCAAGAAGCCGTCCAAGGACGACCTCTACCGGCCCTACCTCGATGGCACCACCACCGTCATGCACAAGGCCGACGGGACCACCTTCACCGGCACCTGCCAGACCGGCGAGAGCTTCGCCGCCGCCGACTGCAACCAGAAGATCGTCAGCGCCCGCTACTTCGCCGACGGCTGGCTCCAGCAGGTCCCCGAATCCAACCGGGCCGGCTACATCTCCCCGCGAGACAGCCAGGGCCACGGCACCCACACCGCATCGACCGCGGCCGGTAACGCGGGCGTCCGGGCCACTGTCGACGGCCATGACCTCGGCACCGTCTCCGGCGTCGCCCCCGCCGCCACCGTCGCCGTCTACAAGGCCCTGTGGCAGAGCAAGGACGGCAAGCAGGACGGTGGCCTGACCAGCGACCTCGTCGCCGCCATCGACCAGGCCGTCGCCGACGGTGTGGACGTCATCAACTACTCCCTCGGCGGCATGTTCGAGAGCGAGTACGACGACCCGTCCCAGACCGCGCTCCGTAACGCCGCCGCAGCGGGTGTCTTCGTCGCCACCGCCGGGGGCAACGCCGGCCCCGAGTCCGCCAGCCTCGACAACACGGCTCCCTGGACCACCACCGTTGCCGCCGGAACCATCGCCTCGCACACCGGCACGGTCACGCTCGGCAACGGGAAGAGCTACACCGGTATCAGCACCAGCGTGCACGAAACCGTCGGCTCCGCACCGCTCGTTCGTGCCGCCGCCGTCAAGACCGCCGAGGCCGACGTCGCCGACGCCGACCTCTGTGCCGCGGGAACGCTGGACCCCGCACGCACCGCTGGGAAGACGGTCGTCTGCGACCGGGGCGTCACCGCGCGCGTGGACAAGTCCGCCGAGGTCAAGAGGGCCGGCGGCACCGCCATGGTCCTGGTCAACAGGCGGAACGAGAGCAGTGACGGCGACCTGCACTCCATACCGACCGTGCACCTGAACGGCCCGGAGGCCACCGCCGTACGCGACTACGCCGCCACGGACGGCGCCACCGCCACCCTCACCAGCGGCGGCAAGGGGGCCACCTACCCGCAGGTCGCCGGCTTCTCCTCCCGCGGCCCCTCCCTCGTCGGCAAGGGCGATCTCCTCAAGCCCGACATCACCGCGCCCGGCGCCACCATCCTCGCCGCCGTCGCCCCGCCCGGCAACCAGGGCCGCGACTTCGACTACCTCTCCGGCACCTCCATGGCGACCCCGCACATCGCCGGCCTCGCCGCCCTCTACCTCTCCGAGCACCCCACCTGGTCCCCGATGAGCATCAAGTCGGCCATGATGACCACCGCTTCCCCCACCAAGACCGCTGACGGCAAGAACAACGGCGACCTCTTCGCCCAGGGCGCCGGCGAGGTCGAGGCCCGCGCGATGCTGCGGCCGGGGCTCGTCTACGACTCCAGCGAGCGGGACTGGCTGGGGTACCTCGAAGGTGTCGGCATCGACACCCGGACCGGAACCGAGGCCATCGACCCCAGCGACCTCAACTACCCCTCCATCGCGATCGGTGAGCTCTTCGGTACCCAGACGGTCACCCGTACCGTCACCGCCACCTCGGCCGGCACCTACCGGGCCAAGGTCGATCTGCCCGGCGTCAAGGCCACCGTCTCGCCTTCCGTCCTGCACTTCAGTCACGCCGGGCAGAAGCGCACCTTCACCATCAAGTTCGATGTGACCAAGGCGCGTTCGGGAATCCTCGACACCGGTTCCCTCACGTGGACCTCCGGCCGCACCATGGTCCGCAGCCCGATCGCCGTCACCCCGCAGAGCGTCCACGCCCCTGCCGAGATCAAGGGCACCGGCACCAGCGGCGAGACCACCTTCTCCGTCACTCCGGCCACCAGCACCCTCACGGCCACCGCACGCGGACCCGTCTCCTCGCCCCTCACCAAGGCCACCCTGACCGGAACCGCTGCTGAGACCTACTACGAGACGAACATCCCGGCCGGTACCAAGGCCGCTCAGATCTCGGTGCACTTCGATCCGGCGGCAGACACCATCGTCGGCGTCGTCTGGGGAGTGATGGTCGACGGCGTTCTGCAGTCAGCCGCGTTTGCCGATCCCGACAGCAACGGCACCTCGACCATCTCCCTGGGGCAGCCGAACGCCGGGACGATCTTCGTAGCCGTGGTCGCGCTCGGCAGCACCGATGACACCGTCACCCCGTACACCTACCAGGTGAACCACATCTCCGAGGACAGCCCGGTCACCGGCAAGGTCACCGTCACAGCCGACCACGCCCGTGTCACCCCCGGCACGCCGACCGACCTGACCGCCACCTGGTCCGGCGTCCCGGCAGCATCCCGGTCCACCGTCTGGATCGAATACCCGAACGGTGCGGGCACCTTCCTGACCCTCAACTGA
- a CDS encoding right-handed parallel beta-helix repeat-containing protein, whose product MPRSRRGSWPAAALLAALAMVAAGQPAAAHPAGFRPGKTYYVAPSGKDTAGGRSARAPFRHIQRCADVMVPGDTCLVLSGTYEETVVPARSGTAELPITYRAAPGAKVTVSGSSRIGGFEPVTAADVTEIARTDPFAKDSQFSDAVAAGHVYSTDVDLGPDVSTVQVFTDKKMGVEAQWPYPGLDLLGPTLQYAGAGSADATIADADLTRPAGYWDGARALTGYWYISATGKVKSSAVGSVTLDVAPPCVHKVVPKETRYALSGKIGELAHPGEWFYDPATKRLYVYSTDDPGAHTFEAKRRTLGFDLTNTGHTTVAGIGLFATTIQTGATSTGVTLDGIEGKYLSHYTDITRGATDCGSTVTRGVGDTGIILDGTHNKIVNSDLSLSAGNGIALRGQNNTATDNVIHDVDYMGTYAAGIAVQGNSQTVTHNTISRVGRSGINLQWNEVAGLTPGKDLIAYNDISGYARLSLDVAAIYTCCSAYMMGSSIDHNVLHDPAPTTTSTTFGISGVYADNGQSDLVIANNVGWGNREGTVMLNGLGTGSHDNSVYNNTGGMTLFYVKEPEASTGTKIYNNIGTIRGLTDATNGGLVLSNNLPAEADPLFVDAANHDYRLTAESPARNAAIPLPGINGGSTDATPSLGAYQYGAPKWTAGARR is encoded by the coding sequence ATGCCACGGTCCCGCAGGGGTTCGTGGCCCGCAGCCGCCCTGCTCGCAGCCCTGGCCATGGTGGCGGCCGGTCAGCCCGCCGCCGCCCATCCGGCCGGGTTCCGGCCGGGAAAGACCTACTACGTCGCGCCGTCCGGGAAGGACACCGCCGGCGGCCGGAGCGCCAGGGCCCCGTTCCGGCACATCCAGAGGTGCGCCGACGTGATGGTGCCGGGCGACACGTGCCTGGTCCTGTCCGGCACGTACGAGGAGACGGTCGTGCCGGCCCGTTCCGGCACCGCCGAACTGCCGATCACCTACCGCGCCGCCCCGGGCGCGAAGGTGACGGTCAGCGGTTCCTCCAGGATCGGCGGCTTCGAGCCGGTCACCGCCGCCGATGTCACCGAGATCGCCAGGACCGACCCGTTCGCCAAGGACTCGCAGTTCAGCGACGCGGTGGCGGCCGGGCACGTCTACAGCACGGATGTCGACCTCGGCCCGGACGTGAGCACCGTGCAGGTGTTCACCGACAAGAAGATGGGCGTCGAGGCCCAATGGCCCTACCCCGGGCTCGATCTGCTCGGCCCCACGCTCCAGTACGCCGGTGCGGGCAGCGCGGACGCCACGATCGCCGACGCGGACCTGACCCGTCCGGCCGGTTACTGGGACGGCGCGCGCGCTCTCACCGGCTACTGGTACATCTCGGCCACGGGCAAGGTGAAGAGTTCGGCCGTCGGCTCGGTGACGCTCGACGTGGCGCCGCCGTGCGTCCACAAGGTCGTACCGAAGGAGACGCGGTACGCGCTCTCCGGCAAGATCGGTGAGCTCGCGCACCCCGGCGAGTGGTTCTACGACCCGGCCACGAAGCGCCTGTACGTGTACAGCACCGACGACCCCGGTGCCCACACCTTCGAGGCCAAGCGCCGCACCCTCGGCTTCGACCTGACGAACACCGGCCACACCACGGTCGCCGGCATCGGCCTGTTCGCCACCACGATCCAGACGGGCGCCACCAGCACCGGTGTCACCCTCGACGGCATCGAGGGCAAGTACCTGTCGCACTACACGGACATCACCCGGGGCGCGACGGACTGCGGCAGCACGGTGACCCGGGGCGTCGGCGACACCGGCATCATCCTCGACGGCACCCACAACAAGATCGTGAACAGCGATCTGTCGCTGAGCGCCGGGAACGGCATCGCACTGCGCGGACAGAACAACACCGCCACGGACAACGTGATCCACGACGTGGACTACATGGGCACCTACGCGGCGGGCATCGCCGTACAGGGCAACAGTCAGACGGTCACGCACAACACCATCTCCCGCGTCGGCCGCAGCGGCATCAACCTCCAGTGGAACGAGGTGGCCGGCCTCACCCCGGGCAAGGACCTGATCGCGTACAACGACATCTCCGGGTACGCCCGGCTGAGCCTGGACGTCGCCGCGATCTACACCTGCTGCAGCGCGTACATGATGGGTTCGTCCATCGACCACAACGTGCTGCACGACCCGGCACCCACGACGACCTCGACCACGTTCGGCATCTCGGGCGTCTACGCGGACAACGGCCAGAGCGATCTCGTCATCGCGAACAACGTGGGCTGGGGCAACCGCGAGGGCACGGTGATGCTCAACGGACTGGGCACCGGGTCGCACGACAACAGCGTCTACAACAACACCGGTGGGATGACGCTGTTCTACGTGAAGGAGCCGGAGGCGTCGACCGGCACGAAGATCTACAACAACATCGGGACGATCCGGGGCCTGACCGACGCCACGAACGGCGGTCTCGTCCTGTCGAACAACCTTCCCGCCGAGGCCGATCCGCTCTTCGTCGACGCGGCGAACCACGACTACCGGCTGACCGCCGAATCCCCCGCGCGCAATGCGGCGATCCCGCTGCCGGGGATCAATGGCGGTTCCACGGACGCGACACCGAGTCTGGGTGCGTATCAGTACGGGGCACCGAAGTGGACGGCGGGCGCCCGCCGATAA
- a CDS encoding helix-turn-helix transcriptional regulator: protein MSAFDEGVYRAVLTGPQSAVPDLAENVGAGAARTGQALKRLAALGLVRRVGRGRWEAVSPRSALSALLHRRRSEVETVFAGVETEFADLQRLHRAGQLRSDPGALVEVLTGHEVMVRKVEELSRAVTTHLWTLDKPPYLEPVGEPHHNERETATTTEWLERGVDIRGVYCLESIEPPGRLESILNLAALGEKSRLLPHLPFKARIVDRRVAVVPLTGGSKDSIVVVHPSGLLDGLMELFEAYWERAEPLLSDGLGVVEGPSEEELMLVRLLHAGFKDQAIARQLGVSVRTATRRVAALMRRLDAGTRFQAGVKARERGWV from the coding sequence ATGAGCGCGTTCGACGAGGGCGTGTACCGAGCGGTGCTGACGGGGCCTCAGAGCGCGGTACCTGATCTCGCGGAGAACGTGGGCGCCGGCGCGGCCCGTACGGGGCAGGCGTTGAAACGCCTCGCCGCTCTGGGACTGGTGCGGCGGGTGGGGCGGGGCCGGTGGGAGGCGGTGAGTCCGCGCTCGGCCCTGTCCGCGTTGCTGCACCGCCGCCGGTCGGAGGTGGAGACGGTGTTCGCTGGGGTGGAGACGGAGTTCGCCGATCTGCAGCGCCTGCACCGGGCCGGGCAGTTGCGGTCGGATCCCGGCGCCCTGGTGGAGGTGCTGACGGGCCATGAGGTGATGGTGCGAAAGGTCGAGGAGCTGAGCCGGGCAGTCACCACGCATCTGTGGACGCTGGACAAGCCGCCATATCTGGAGCCGGTGGGAGAGCCGCACCACAACGAGCGGGAAACGGCGACGACTACGGAGTGGCTGGAGCGTGGTGTGGACATCCGGGGCGTGTACTGCCTGGAGTCGATCGAACCGCCAGGGCGGCTGGAGTCGATTCTGAACCTGGCGGCCCTCGGGGAGAAGTCCCGGTTGCTGCCGCATCTTCCGTTCAAGGCCCGGATCGTGGACCGGCGGGTAGCGGTGGTGCCGTTGACCGGGGGGAGCAAGGACTCCATCGTGGTGGTTCATCCGTCTGGGCTGCTGGACGGGTTGATGGAGTTGTTCGAGGCGTACTGGGAGCGGGCCGAACCGTTGCTCTCCGACGGGCTGGGGGTGGTGGAGGGACCCAGCGAGGAGGAGCTGATGCTGGTCCGCCTGCTGCACGCCGGATTCAAGGACCAGGCCATTGCCCGGCAGTTGGGGGTCAGCGTGCGCACAGCGACGCGTCGGGTGGCGGCGTTGATGCGGAGGCTGGACGCAGGGACTCGGTTTCAGGCCGGAGTGAAGGCGCGGGAGCGCGGCTGGGTGTGA
- a CDS encoding amidohydrolase family protein yields the protein MIDCHVHLWDPAEGFPWIRPGSELHRAFDEADLERSGEGLDLAGAILVEASRGDAGETLALRELRLRRPDLVAGYVANLHVHGAGGPGPFRALLHELGDLRPGGMRLGGATWADTPEPARALVPVLAEASTALELNLHRGALKEAADVADRHPGLTVVVDHLGNAPDPRTPAAGGWYRDVERAAASPGVVVKISGLLTQQHGVERRRVAHMVRHVVDVLGPDRALVGSDWPICLPRGSRADSLTASALGLAHLTADQRHRVLHTTAVRVYGLGG from the coding sequence GTGATCGACTGCCATGTCCACCTGTGGGATCCGGCCGAGGGGTTCCCGTGGATCCGGCCGGGCAGCGAGCTCCATCGCGCCTTCGACGAGGCCGACTTGGAGCGCTCGGGTGAAGGTCTCGACCTGGCGGGGGCGATCCTGGTCGAGGCGTCGCGCGGCGACGCGGGAGAGACGCTCGCCCTGCGTGAACTGCGCCTGCGCCGCCCGGACCTGGTCGCCGGTTACGTGGCCAACCTGCACGTCCACGGCGCCGGCGGCCCCGGCCCGTTCCGCGCCCTCCTGCACGAGCTCGGCGACCTTCGCCCGGGCGGGATGCGGCTCGGCGGCGCCACGTGGGCGGACACCCCCGAGCCGGCCCGCGCGCTCGTCCCGGTGCTGGCCGAAGCCAGTACGGCACTGGAACTCAACCTCCACCGGGGCGCGTTGAAGGAGGCGGCCGATGTCGCCGACCGGCACCCCGGGCTGACCGTCGTCGTCGACCACCTGGGCAACGCACCGGACCCGCGCACACCTGCGGCGGGGGGCTGGTACCGCGACGTGGAGCGCGCCGCCGCGAGCCCGGGCGTGGTGGTGAAGATCTCCGGGCTGCTCACCCAGCAGCACGGGGTGGAGCGGCGGCGCGTCGCGCACATGGTGCGACACGTCGTGGACGTGCTCGGCCCCGACCGCGCTCTCGTCGGCTCGGACTGGCCGATCTGCCTGCCCCGCGGCTCACGGGCCGACTCGCTCACGGCGTCCGCGCTCGGCCTGGCCCATCTGACGGCAGATCAGCGGCATCGGGTACTGCACACGACCGCGGTCCGGGTGTACGGACTCGGCGGATGA